The Pseudomonadota bacterium genome segment CATTGATATCATGATCGGCAATGTCGTGGGAAGCAATATTGCCAATGTCGGTCTTGTTCTCGCCTGCTCGGCAATCCTCGCGCCCCTTGCGGTGCATATTAAGGTGCTGAAAACCGAGCTGTACCTTCTGCTGTCAATAAGTCTGATAGTGGCGGTGATCTGCTGGTTCGGAACTTTTTATCGAATTCTCGGCATCATGTTTATTGCCGGGTTGATTCTGTATACCTACCTTGCTTACCATGATGTCCGGAATCACCGGGTGAAAGAAGAAGAGCTCCAGGGGAAGAAATTTTCCTATTGGATACTCCTTTGCCTGATTGTCGGTGGCCTGGTCCTGCTGGCCCTGGGCGCTGATTTTTTCATTGACGGCGCCGTTGACATGGCACGGTATTTCGGGGTTTCAGAGCTTGTTATCGGTCTTACCCTTGCCGCAGTGGGCACCTCGCTTCCGGAACTTGCTTCCTGCATTTCCGCTGCGCGCCGCAAAGAGTCGGATATGATTGTCGGCAATGTGATCGGCAGCAACCTTTTTAACCTGATGATGGTTTTCGGCACCACGGCGGCGGTCATGCCGTTTCACCTTGAAAGGCAGCTTCTTTGCCGGGATCTGCCGGTGATGATCGCTTTTTCCGCGGTTCTCGTACCCTGTCTTGTTCTGTGGCAGGGAGTCAGGCGCTGGCACGGGGTTCTTCTGCTCTGCTGCTATCTCGGCTACCTCTATACCCTTCTGTAGCGAGACATCCCCTTGGCTGGTTAAACAAAAGACAGGTGGTTTTTTTGACGGGAAAGGGGGGGAGGGGTTGTCAGGGATGAAAATGGCCATCCGCACTCCTTCGGGGTAAGGTGGAGTGCGGATGGAATCGGCAAAAAGTCCTCAACTGGATTAACACGGGGATATTAATCATTCCGGGACCGTATGTCTAAATTTATACTCCAATGCATACGGGCTTGACAATGTGGCAAATTGTCGCGGTTTTTTAGTTCATAAACATCCGAACATTCAATGCTTGACACTCAATGACTTGACATCCAAGGTTTGCAGAATCAATCTTATGTTATGGAGAAAAATGTTTTTTAACGTATAGTTTGGTATTTTTTTTAACTGGGGTATGGATATTGCTGAAAAGGCTTGCGGAACCTTTTTAAGTGATTTTCATGCTTGACATATGACATATTCAACAACTAAACCACGTTATATCTAATGATTACGAAAGGTTAAGCTGGAACAATTTACTGTTTCCTCAATTTCCTCTAATAGCAAGTATTCTCAGCCAGAGTATTATGTCAAAAAATAGGATTACCCTAGGAAATTATCGGCAAAATAATTGTAAAGGTACTGCCTTTGCCAGGTTCACTTTTCACTGCGATATCTCCTCCATGCGCCTGAATAATATGCTTGGCGATGGCAAGGCCCAAGCCGGTGCCGCCAAGTTTTCTGCTGCGTGCCTTGTCGCTGCGATAAAAACGTTCGAACAACCTGGGCAGATGTTCGCGGGCGATACCACAGCCGTGATCGATGATGTTAATATGGATTTCCTTTGCCAGATGAGAGGCGTTAATCTGCACGTCGCTTTCTTCTGAACTATACTTGATGGCATTGACCAAGAGGTTTGTTATGGCCTGTTCCAGTAGGCGCTGGTTCATGGGCACCATGATGCGTGGTCCGCAATCCAGTTTAAGGGCAATTTTTTTCCCCCGGGCCTTCATGGCACAGGCTTCAAGGCAATTTTCCAACACGGGACAAAGGCTGTGTTCCTGCAGCTCGATTTCATTCTGTTTTTCATCCTGTTCTATTCTGGAAAGACTCAAGAGATCATCAACAATGGCATTAAGGCGGTTTGCCTGTTTCTGAATGATCTCTAAAAATTTTCCGGCATCTTCTCCATTCTCAAGAGCACCATCAAGAAGTGTTTCGACAAAGCCCTTGATGGCGGTAATTGGGGTCTTTAACTCGTGGGAAACATTGGCCACAAACTCACTTCTCATATTTTCAAGCTTTTTTGTCCGGGTGATATCGTATAAGACCGCTAAGGCGCCCACTCGTTTACCTGAACCATCGTATAGGACTGTGCCGCCGGCGTGCAAATAACGCTCGCCTTCTATTTGGTCAAAAACAAGATCCCTCTCCAAATAGTGGTCTCCGGCCAGAGTCTCGCGCACAAACCGGGAGAAATCAGCGTCCCGGAATGTTTCAGTAACCGACCTGCCGATCATTTTTTTTGCTGGTATATTAAAGAGGGTAGAAACAGTGTCGTTGGCGCGCAGAATTCGCTCCCCTGGATCCACGACAATGACGCCTTCAACCATACTTTTAAAGACGGCCTCAAGCTCGTTTTTCTGGTTGGTAACCGTGTCGATGCGTTCGTGGAGTTCCGTGGCCATTTTGTTGATCGCTTCAGCCAGGCCGGCCACCTCCAGTGAAATGGCGTCCTTTTCCGAAAAGACAATCTTTCTGCTCAGGTCCAGCCTGCCGAAACGTTCAGCGGCACGTCCCATCTCCTCCAGAGGAGAGCTTATCCTTCGAGAGAGAAAAAATGTTGTCATGGAGGAAAAGAGCAGGAGGACAACGGCACCGAGAAAAAATTCCCAATAGATTTTATGCAAAACAGTAGTAATGGACACCAGAGGAATTGATAATCGTACCACCCCGTATAGGTTTTCCGGCAGAGCAGAGGGGCCGGTATGAATAATAACGGGAAGCGCCGAGTACAGCATATTTTTACCCAAAGTGCGACTAAACCGCAGGGATCTACCCCTTTCTCCTTTAAGGGCCGCGGCGATTTCTTCTCGATCGGCATGATTATCCATCCGGACCGGATTTTCAACTGAGTCAGCGATTACTTCACCGTTGGGCAGAATCAGGGTTATGCGCGCCTGGACCTGGGCCGCGACTTCACGGCAGCGACTGACGAGGCGTTGATGATTTCCAGAAGCAAATTCATCATACAGCTGCTCAACAACAAGTTGGGTTCTTATTGTCAGATCTTCCCTTGTCTGATCGAGATATAACTCTTTCAGGACACTTGATGCATAAAAGGTCGCACCAATGACAGCCGCAATGGTGACAATGATCATGGGGGGGAAAATCTGCCAGAGAAGACGTTTCTTTTTCATCTTTCGTCCAGTTTGTAACCAACGCCTCGAACCGTTTTAATCAGGGATTGGTGACCGCCAAGTTTTTTCCGCAGGGAAACGATCTGAACGTCGACAGTCCGGTCTGTAACGGAAATATTGCCATCGTGAACAGCTGTTATGATCTGGTCCCGGGAGAAGACCCATCCTGGTTTTGCCGCCAACAGGGCTAATATCCTGAATTCCGTGGCGGTAAGTGCGACAGGTCTCCCTTCAATAAAAGCCTCATGCCGATCATTATCAATGAGAAAATCGCCAAATACAATTTTGTCCCTTACCTTTGCGGCATTTCCATTGACCCGGCGCAAAAGTGCCTTTACCCGAGCAATAAGAACCCGGGGACTGAATGGTTTGGTGAGATAATCGTCGGCGCCCAGTTCAAGCCCGGCAATGATGTCGCTCTCCTCGCTTCT includes the following:
- a CDS encoding sodium:calcium antiporter, with protein sequence IDIMIGNVVGSNIANVGLVLACSAILAPLAVHIKVLKTELYLLLSISLIVAVICWFGTFYRILGIMFIAGLILYTYLAYHDVRNHRVKEEELQGKKFSYWILLCLIVGGLVLLALGADFFIDGAVDMARYFGVSELVIGLTLAAVGTSLPELASCISAARRKESDMIVGNVIGSNLFNLMMVFGTTAAVMPFHLERQLLCRDLPVMIAFSAVLVPCLVLWQGVRRWHGVLLLCCYLGYLYTLL
- a CDS encoding cell wall metabolism sensor histidine kinase WalK; protein product: MKKKRLLWQIFPPMIIVTIAAVIGATFYASSVLKELYLDQTREDLTIRTQLVVEQLYDEFASGNHQRLVSRCREVAAQVQARITLILPNGEVIADSVENPVRMDNHADREEIAAALKGERGRSLRFSRTLGKNMLYSALPVIIHTGPSALPENLYGVVRLSIPLVSITTVLHKIYWEFFLGAVVLLLFSSMTTFFLSRRISSPLEEMGRAAERFGRLDLSRKIVFSEKDAISLEVAGLAEAINKMATELHERIDTVTNQKNELEAVFKSMVEGVIVVDPGERILRANDTVSTLFNIPAKKMIGRSVTETFRDADFSRFVRETLAGDHYLERDLVFDQIEGERYLHAGGTVLYDGSGKRVGALAVLYDITRTKKLENMRSEFVANVSHELKTPITAIKGFVETLLDGALENGEDAGKFLEIIQKQANRLNAIVDDLLSLSRIEQDEKQNEIELQEHSLCPVLENCLEACAMKARGKKIALKLDCGPRIMVPMNQRLLEQAITNLLVNAIKYSSEESDVQINASHLAKEIHINIIDHGCGIAREHLPRLFERFYRSDKARSRKLGGTGLGLAIAKHIIQAHGGDIAVKSEPGKGSTFTIILPIIS
- a CDS encoding response regulator transcription factor, which gives rise to MTKEKIWLVEDEEDILALIYYNLEKEGFAATGFQSAEELFADKGKDLPNLIILDVMLPGMDGFQACRKLKEQELYACIPILMLTARSEESDIIAGLELGADDYLTKPFSPRVLIARVKALLRRVNGNAAKVRDKIVFGDFLIDNDRHEAFIEGRPVALTATEFRILALLAAKPGWVFSRDQIITAVHDGNISVTDRTVDVQIVSLRKKLGGHQSLIKTVRGVGYKLDER